From the Lycium ferocissimum isolate CSIRO_LF1 unplaced genomic scaffold, AGI_CSIRO_Lferr_CH_V1 ctg2090, whole genome shotgun sequence genome, one window contains:
- the LOC132043083 gene encoding calcineurin B-like protein 7 isoform X1: MGCAVSKKSRARSVLADPVALASETIFTVSEVEALLDLYKKLSCSITRDGLIHKEELLLALFKNHKKENLFADRIFALFDAKQNGHIDFGEFVQTLSIFHPRTPESEKIEYAFKLYDLRHTGYIEREELKEMVVALLDESDLHLSDDVVEAIVDKTFKETDANGDGRIDQEEWREFAARNPTLLRNMTLPYLVDVNLAFPSFVLGTGAEDSTLTGSLI, encoded by the exons ATGGGTTGTGCAGTTTCTAAAAAAAGTAGGGCAAGATCCGTATTAGCAGATCCTGTTGCACTTGCTTCTGAAACGATTT TCACTGTTAGTGAAGTAGAAGCGTTGCTTGATCTATACAAGAAATTGAGCTGCTCCATCACCAGAGATGGGCTGATCCATAAG GAAGAACTCTTACTGGCACTTTTCAAGAACCATAAGAAGGAAAACCTTTTTGCAGACAGG ATATTTGCCCTTTTTGATGCCAAGCAGAATGGGCATATTGACTTTGGAGAATTTGTGCAAACATTGAGCATTTTCCATCCAAGGACTCCTGAATCTGAGAAGATTGAAT ATGCATTTAAATTATATGATCTTAGGCACACTGGCTACATTGAGCGTGAGGAG TTGAAGGAGATGGTTGTGGCTCTTCTCGATGAATCTGATCTTCACCTTTCAGATGATGTTGTTGAAGCCATTGTCGACAAG ACATTTAAAGAAACAGATGCAAACGGTGATGGTAGGATCGACCAGGAGGAGTGGAGAGAATTTGCTGCTAGAAATCCAACGTTGTTAAGAAACATGACTCTTCCTTATCTAGT AGATGTCAATTTAGCATTTCCAAGCTTTGTCTTGGGCACAGGAGCAGAAGACTCAACACTTACAGGCTCATTGATCTGA
- the LOC132043083 gene encoding calcineurin B-like protein 7 isoform X2 has product MGCAVSKKSRARSVLADPVALASETIFTVSEVEALLDLYKKLSCSITRDGLIHKEELLLALFKNHKKENLFADRIFALFDAKQNGHIDFGEFVQTLSIFHPRTPESEKIEYAFKLYDLRHTGYIEREELKEMVVALLDESDLHLSDDVVEAIVDKTFKETDANGDGRIDQEEWREFAARNPTLLRNMTLPYLVDVNLAFPSFVLGTGAEDSEFTDY; this is encoded by the exons ATGGGTTGTGCAGTTTCTAAAAAAAGTAGGGCAAGATCCGTATTAGCAGATCCTGTTGCACTTGCTTCTGAAACGATTT TCACTGTTAGTGAAGTAGAAGCGTTGCTTGATCTATACAAGAAATTGAGCTGCTCCATCACCAGAGATGGGCTGATCCATAAG GAAGAACTCTTACTGGCACTTTTCAAGAACCATAAGAAGGAAAACCTTTTTGCAGACAGG ATATTTGCCCTTTTTGATGCCAAGCAGAATGGGCATATTGACTTTGGAGAATTTGTGCAAACATTGAGCATTTTCCATCCAAGGACTCCTGAATCTGAGAAGATTGAAT ATGCATTTAAATTATATGATCTTAGGCACACTGGCTACATTGAGCGTGAGGAG TTGAAGGAGATGGTTGTGGCTCTTCTCGATGAATCTGATCTTCACCTTTCAGATGATGTTGTTGAAGCCATTGTCGACAAG ACATTTAAAGAAACAGATGCAAACGGTGATGGTAGGATCGACCAGGAGGAGTGGAGAGAATTTGCTGCTAGAAATCCAACGTTGTTAAGAAACATGACTCTTCCTTATCTAGT AGATGTAAATTTAGCATTTCCGAGCTTTGTCTTGGGCACAGGAGCGGAAGACTCGGAATTTACAGATTATTGA
- the LOC132043088 gene encoding histone H3.3-like produces MARTKKTTCNSMGGKIPRKQLATKAARISAPTTGGVKKSHRYRPETVALREIRKYQKSIGLLTKKLPFQRLVREIAQDLKPDLRFQSHAVLALQIAAEAFLVGLFEDTNLCAIHANRVIIMRKDFQLARRIRGRKILEC; encoded by the exons atGGCTCGTACTAAGAAAACAACATGTAATTCCATGGGAGGCAAGATTCCAAGGAAGCAGCTTGCCACTAAGGCGGCCCGTATATCTGCCCCAACAACCGGAGGAGTTAAGAAGTCTCACAGATACAGACCTGAAACTGTTGCTCTTCGTGAAATCCGCAAGTACCAAAAGAGTATTGGGCTCTTGACCAAGAAATTGCCATTTCAA AGGCTTGTTCGTGAAATTGCACAAGATTTGAAGCCTGATTTGCGTTTCCAGAGTCATGCTGTTTTGGCCTTGCAGATAGCAGCTGAGGCATTTCTTGTGGGATTGTTTGAAGACACAAATTTGTGCGCCATTCATGCCAATCGTGTAATAATCATGCGCAAGGATTTCCAACTTGCTAGAAGAATTAGGGGGAGAAAGATCTTAGAATGCTAG